CACATCTTTGTAATTAATATAATATTCATGGCAATAATAGCCGTTAAACTTATTGAAATGATAACCCTGTATGCCTTTGGATTTTATTTTTACTGTTGTATTATCTTCCAAAAGCAACAAAAGAATATCATCATTTGATAATACACCGCAGGAATTACCGCCTCCATAAACCTGAAAAAATATGGTCGTATCTATACTTCTGTAAGAAATTTTCATCCAGTCATTCAATTTCCACAAAAGTTTAGCATCATTTGTCAATATTCTATATTGATTGGTAAACCGATCTTTTTCCGATACTTTTATTTGGCTGTATGCAACAATCCAAGGTATCAGTGCCGCAACAATGGTACTTAAAAATTTTACTGTTTTCATCATCAATCTTAAAGGCAAGTACTTACTATATAAATCTTTTCTATTCTATTGTTTTGTATTTTAAATCTATTGAGTATTTAAAACCTATAACTTCTCTTTGATAAATTTCGTCATCAATTCGTATAAATGATAGCGCGTGTTGCCGCCATAAATACCGTGATTTTTGTCGGGATATATCATTAAGTCAAATTGTTTTCCTGCTTTTTGCAGCGCACTCACCATTTCTACCGTATTTTGAAAATGCACATTATCATCTGCCGTTCCGTGAATGAGTAAATAATTGCCTTTGAGTCTGTCCACAAAATTAATGGGTGAGTTTTCGTCGTAGCCTGTGTTTTCCTGCGGAGTGCGCATATAGCGTTCGGTGTAGATGCTGTCGTAGTATTTCCAGTTAGTTACCGGAGCTACGGCAATAGCGGTTTTAAACACATCGTTACCTTTCAAAATACACAAACTCGACATATATCCTCCATAGCTCCAGCCCCATATTCCAATGCGCGAAGCATCTACATAATTTTGTTTGCCGAGCCATTGTGCGGCTTCTATCTGGTCTTCGGTTTCAAGTTTGCCGAGTTGCAAATAAGTGGCTTTTTGAAATTCGCTGCCGCGTGCGCCCGTACCGCGATTGTCCACCGATACCACAATATAGCCCTGCTGTGCCAACATCTGATGCCACATCTGATTAAAACCCTCCCAAGCATCTTCTACCGTTTGCACACCGGGACCGCCATATACGTGCATCAGCACCGGATATTTTTTAGAAGGGTCAAATTGTGGAGGTTTTATCATCCAGCCGTTGAGCGTTTGTCCGTAGGAGGTCGTAAACTGAAAAAACTCCTGTTTGCCCAAACGATAGTCGGCGAGGCGTTTTTTGAGGTCGGCGTTATCCACCAAAGTACGAATGGCTTTGCCTTCGGAGTTGTGGAGCGACACAAAAGGAGGTGCGTGGAGGTCGCTGTGGGTGTTGATAAAATATTTCATACCGGAACTGAAAGCCGCTTCGTTCATACCTGCGGTGGCGGTTAATAGCATCGGTTTGCCGCCTTTGAGTGTAAGGCGATAGATTTCGCGCTGCATAGGTTGTTGCATTGCCGCCTGAAAATAGAGGTTTTTATCGCTGTCGATACCATAAAATTTGGTTATATCCCAATTACCTTTGGTGAGCTGGCGCGAAGTGCCGCCGTTGAAATCGTAATAATACAAATGGCGAAATCCATCGCGGTCGCTGCTCCATATAAATCCTTCATTATCAGGCAAAAAAGTAAGGTCATCGCTTATATCAATATAAGTATTGCTTTTTTCCTGCAAAAGCGTTTTAATACTGCCGTCAGAGGTTTTTACCAACAATAAATCCAATTCATCTTGGTGGCGGTTCATTTTGATAACAGTTAGGTATTCGCTGCTTTGAGTCCATTTTATACGCGGAATATATTCGTAATCGCCCAATTGCAGGTTGCTGGTTTTTCCGCTTTTCAAATCATAAATATGGATACTCACTTTGGCATTGTCTTCGCCGGCTTTGGGATATTTAAAGCGATAATCGCTGGGATACAGCGAATCGTATTTGGGCATGTTAAATTCGCGCACTTGGCTCTCGTCAAAGCGGTAATAAGCGATTTTACTGCCGTCAGGACTCCAAAAGAAAGCCACATCAAAGCTAAATTCTTCTTCATACACCCAGTCGGTAGCACCATTAATCACTTCATTCACTTTGCCGTCAGTGGTGATGGCAAAGGTTTTTATCATATCCAAATCTGTAATAAATAGGTTGTTGTTGCGCACAAAAGCAACGCGATTGCCCTGTGGAGCAAGGGTAGCAAAACGCTGTTTTCCTCCTTTTTCATTTCCCACCAACGATTGCAGTTTTCTGTTGCGTATATCATATACATAGTTGTTTTCTTGCGTAGAGTGACGATAAATCGGCTCTACATCAGTGGCAATGAGGAGTTTATTTTCATCGGCAGAAAATTTATAATCTTCTATTTTCAGGGCTTTTCCATCTACCTTTAAGTCGGCAGCTTTTACCAAAGTGGTAGTTTTTTCGCCGCTTGCATAAGCATACTGATTAATCTCTACACCTTGTTCGCCTTCATCTAACAACGTATAGTGCAG
The Sphingobacteriales bacterium DNA segment above includes these coding regions:
- a CDS encoding S9 family peptidase — encoded protein: MIRNFVFLLWSGCLLAGFTLTAQNKDITIEDIWKNYLFYPESVQGLNSMKDGLHYTLLDEGEQGVEINQYAYASGEKTTTLVKAADLKVDGKALKIEDYKFSADENKLLIATDVEPIYRHSTQENNYVYDIRNRKLQSLVGNEKGGKQRFATLAPQGNRVAFVRNNNLFITDLDMIKTFAITTDGKVNEVINGATDWVYEEEFSFDVAFFWSPDGSKIAYYRFDESQVREFNMPKYDSLYPSDYRFKYPKAGEDNAKVSIHIYDLKSGKTSNLQLGDYEYIPRIKWTQSSEYLTVIKMNRHQDELDLLLVKTSDGSIKTLLQEKSNTYIDISDDLTFLPDNEGFIWSSDRDGFRHLYYYDFNGGTSRQLTKGNWDITKFYGIDSDKNLYFQAAMQQPMQREIYRLTLKGGKPMLLTATAGMNEAAFSSGMKYFINTHSDLHAPPFVSLHNSEGKAIRTLVDNADLKKRLADYRLGKQEFFQFTTSYGQTLNGWMIKPPQFDPSKKYPVLMHVYGGPGVQTVEDAWEGFNQMWHQMLAQQGYIVVSVDNRGTGARGSEFQKATYLQLGKLETEDQIEAAQWLGKQNYVDASRIGIWGWSYGGYMSSLCILKGNDVFKTAIAVAPVTNWKYYDSIYTERYMRTPQENTGYDENSPINFVDRLKGNYLLIHGTADDNVHFQNTVEMVSALQKAGKQFDLMIYPDKNHGIYGGNTRYHLYELMTKFIKEKL